A genome region from Chryseobacterium sp. G0186 includes the following:
- a CDS encoding MBL fold metallo-hydrolase produces the protein MKIEQIYTGCLAQGAYYITSGGEAAIIDPLRETQPYIERLKKDGVQLKYIFETHFHADFVSGHLDLSRKTNASIVYGPTAQTEFDAIIAEDQQIFEIGDVKIKVLHTPGHTLESSCYLLIDESGNETALFSGDTLFLGDVGRPDLAQKSADMTQNELAGLLYESLYHKILPLADEITVYPAHGAGSACGKNMQKETLDTLGNQKKTNYALNQKDKESFIKEVTDGLLPPPAYFGMNVMMNKKGYDSFDEVLSQGLQPLVPEQFEEIAEVSGALILDVRSNGRFAEGFIPQSVNIGLDGDFAPWVGALIVDVNQPILLVTEKGEEEEAVTRLSRVGFDKVLGFLEGGFDAWKKSGKETDAVHRISPEQFEKEIHQKEVKIIDIRRESEYNAEHIHEAYSKPLAYINEWLHTIEPEEHFYMHCGSGYRSTMAASILQARGYRNFTEIEGGFRAISLTSIPKSDFVCQTKILK, from the coding sequence ATGAAAATAGAACAGATTTATACAGGATGTTTGGCTCAGGGGGCTTATTATATTACGTCGGGAGGAGAAGCAGCGATCATCGATCCGCTACGCGAAACACAGCCCTACATTGAAAGACTGAAAAAAGACGGAGTTCAATTAAAGTACATTTTTGAGACCCATTTTCACGCAGATTTTGTCAGTGGGCACCTTGATTTAAGCAGAAAAACAAATGCATCTATAGTCTACGGACCAACAGCACAAACTGAATTTGATGCGATCATTGCTGAAGATCAGCAGATATTTGAAATCGGTGATGTTAAGATAAAGGTACTTCATACACCGGGGCATACCCTGGAAAGCTCCTGTTATTTGCTGATTGATGAATCCGGAAATGAAACGGCTCTTTTTAGCGGTGATACTTTATTCCTCGGAGATGTGGGGCGCCCGGATCTTGCTCAGAAATCGGCAGACATGACCCAGAATGAGCTTGCAGGTTTGCTGTATGAAAGTTTATACCACAAAATTTTGCCATTAGCCGATGAGATTACAGTGTATCCCGCTCATGGGGCAGGCTCTGCCTGTGGTAAAAATATGCAGAAGGAAACCCTTGATACCCTGGGAAATCAAAAGAAAACCAATTATGCATTGAATCAAAAAGATAAGGAGAGCTTCATAAAAGAGGTAACGGACGGACTTTTGCCACCCCCGGCCTATTTCGGAATGAATGTAATGATGAATAAAAAAGGATATGATAGCTTTGATGAGGTATTATCCCAAGGATTACAGCCTCTTGTTCCGGAACAGTTTGAAGAAATTGCAGAAGTTTCAGGCGCTTTAATCTTAGATGTAAGAAGTAATGGTAGGTTTGCCGAGGGCTTTATCCCACAATCTGTAAACATAGGATTGGATGGCGATTTCGCCCCTTGGGTAGGTGCCCTAATTGTAGATGTGAACCAGCCCATTTTACTGGTGACCGAAAAAGGAGAGGAAGAAGAAGCGGTAACCAGACTAAGCAGAGTAGGGTTTGATAAGGTATTAGGATTTTTGGAAGGAGGCTTTGATGCATGGAAAAAAAGTGGAAAAGAAACTGATGCCGTCCATCGTATTTCTCCGGAACAGTTTGAAAAGGAAATACATCAAAAAGAAGTAAAGATTATAGACATACGAAGAGAAAGCGAGTACAACGCCGAACATATTCACGAAGCGTACAGCAAGCCTTTGGCCTACATCAATGAATGGCTTCATACCATAGAACCGGAAGAGCATTTTTATATGCATTGTGGGAGTGGTTACAGAAGTACAATGGCAGCAAGTATTCTTCAGGCAAGAGGGTATAGAAACTTTACCGAAATTGAGGGAGGCTTTAGAGCCATTTCTCTCACCAGTATTCCTAAAAGTGATTTCGTGTGTCAGACTAAGATTTTAAAATAA
- a CDS encoding YeeE/YedE family protein produces MLEIIKEPWPWYIAGPLIGLTVPALLIMGNKSFGISSSLRHICAACIPANVNFFKYNWKKEAWNLFFVLGIFFGGMIAANFMLNPSEITVNPNLKTELAGYGITDYSNLVPIQLMNFQSLLTLKGFIIMVVGGFLVGFGTRYAGGCTSGHAIMGLSNLQWPSLVATVCFMIGGFLMANLILPKILSL; encoded by the coding sequence ATGTTGGAGATAATAAAAGAACCGTGGCCATGGTATATTGCAGGCCCTTTGATTGGATTGACTGTTCCTGCCTTGTTGATTATGGGAAATAAATCCTTTGGAATAAGTTCCTCACTAAGGCATATCTGTGCCGCCTGTATACCAGCCAATGTCAATTTTTTTAAATACAATTGGAAAAAAGAAGCCTGGAACCTGTTTTTTGTGCTGGGAATTTTCTTCGGGGGAATGATTGCAGCCAATTTTATGCTTAATCCATCCGAAATAACGGTCAATCCCAATCTGAAAACCGAGTTAGCCGGCTATGGAATTACAGATTACAGTAACCTTGTTCCCATTCAACTCATGAATTTTCAAAGTCTCCTTACTTTGAAGGGCTTTATCATTATGGTCGTTGGCGGATTTTTGGTAGGCTTCGGAACAAGATATGCCGGAGGATGTACCAGTGGTCATGCCATTATGGGGCTTTCTAACCTGCAATGGCCGTCATTAGTAGCAACGGTGTGTTTTATGATAGGAGGGTTTTTAATGGCCAACCTTATTCTGCCAAAAATCCTTTCCCTATAA
- a CDS encoding DUF6691 family protein, producing MIKEKEQNVRHQDAVCINESSLKHQWYHHLKYLAAGIVFGIIFVKAEVISWFRIQEMFRLQSFHMYGIIGSAVLVGMISVFLIKKFNIKTIYGEPITLTPKKFSKGQIYGGLIFGFGWAITGACPGPLFAQIGTGALAVSVTLLSAIAGTWVYGYFRDQLPH from the coding sequence ATGATAAAAGAAAAAGAACAGAACGTTCGTCATCAGGACGCGGTTTGTATAAACGAAAGCAGTCTTAAACATCAATGGTATCATCATTTGAAATACCTTGCTGCAGGAATTGTATTTGGAATTATATTCGTAAAAGCAGAAGTTATCAGTTGGTTCAGAATTCAGGAAATGTTCCGTCTGCAGTCTTTTCATATGTATGGTATCATCGGAAGTGCTGTGTTGGTAGGAATGATCTCGGTGTTTCTGATTAAGAAATTCAATATCAAAACAATCTATGGGGAACCTATTACACTGACTCCTAAAAAATTCAGTAAAGGACAGATTTACGGAGGATTGATTTTCGGTTTTGGCTGGGCTATTACAGGAGCCTGTCCCGGCCCGCTCTTTGCTCAGATCGGAACAGGAGCCCTGGCTGTATCTGTTACCCTATTAAGTGCCATTGCCGGAACCTGGGTATATGGATATTTCAGAGATCAATTACCTCATTAA
- a CDS encoding TolC family protein, which produces MYKKLIVLGVLSVSLSSCIGYKEPTKESMDQLKEKSEISSHLQIPDDWIFDRKSDTDSFSYNWITDLKDRQLESLINEGMQYNADIIIAREKLNQVELAMEIAGSDLYPSVGAVVNTSNNLVSDAQIRRLALKASWEIDLWGKNKSAQMASTSNYFSAKQQNILLHQSIAGMIAKAYFLNIAGNIQEDKIENYIQQSRELERLYTIQKKIGTANALDISNIAAEIISLEGYLEKVKNANAQSRRSLELLTGKYPEGKLATQNFFNPVKNDIPESFPLQLLENRSDIQASHFQIEKAFYEVQQAKAARLPSISISSSLGTAGSNVESINSLFSNPLLKVGSGLVSPLFNGGKLKKNVEIKNSQQKQVVEEYSKTVLNALNEVELSLANLHSIERQVTYSTKAINELKNNIGLTQKQIKVGVNNSFVLVRKQRDLLKNEMNLINLDLQYRIERINLYMALGAEHFISS; this is translated from the coding sequence ATGTATAAAAAATTAATTGTACTGGGGGTTCTTTCTGTAAGCCTGAGTTCATGTATTGGGTACAAGGAACCCACGAAAGAAAGTATGGATCAGCTCAAGGAAAAAAGTGAGATTAGTTCTCATCTTCAAATTCCGGATGACTGGATCTTTGACAGAAAATCCGACACTGATTCATTTTCCTACAACTGGATTACGGATCTCAAAGACCGCCAGCTGGAATCCCTGATTAATGAGGGAATGCAGTATAATGCGGATATTATCATTGCCAGGGAAAAGCTTAATCAGGTGGAACTGGCTATGGAAATTGCCGGAAGTGATCTTTATCCAAGTGTGGGTGCTGTTGTCAATACTTCCAATAATTTGGTAAGTGATGCTCAGATCCGACGTCTTGCTTTAAAAGCCAGCTGGGAGATAGATCTATGGGGTAAGAATAAGTCTGCACAGATGGCAAGTACAAGCAATTACTTTTCTGCCAAGCAACAAAATATTCTGCTGCATCAGTCTATTGCAGGGATGATCGCAAAAGCCTATTTCTTAAATATTGCTGGAAATATTCAGGAAGATAAGATTGAGAATTATATTCAGCAATCCAGAGAACTGGAAAGGTTGTATACCATTCAAAAAAAGATAGGAACGGCTAATGCTCTTGATATTTCCAATATAGCGGCAGAAATTATTTCACTGGAAGGCTATCTTGAAAAGGTTAAAAATGCAAATGCTCAGTCGAGAAGATCACTGGAGTTGCTTACAGGAAAATATCCGGAGGGTAAATTAGCCACTCAGAATTTTTTTAATCCTGTAAAGAATGATATTCCGGAATCTTTTCCGTTACAGCTTTTGGAAAACAGATCGGATATCCAGGCTAGTCATTTTCAGATAGAGAAAGCATTTTACGAGGTACAGCAGGCCAAAGCGGCGAGGCTTCCCTCCATTAGCATAAGTTCGTCATTGGGAACTGCAGGAAGTAATGTAGAGTCTATCAATTCTTTATTTTCCAATCCTTTATTAAAGGTAGGAAGTGGATTAGTTTCTCCTTTATTCAATGGTGGAAAACTGAAAAAGAATGTAGAGATAAAAAATTCACAGCAAAAACAGGTTGTGGAGGAATATTCAAAAACCGTTTTGAATGCCTTGAATGAGGTTGAGTTATCTTTAGCCAACTTACACTCCATTGAAAGGCAGGTTACTTATAGCACCAAGGCCATCAATGAATTAAAAAATAATATTGGGCTTACCCAAAAGCAAATAAAAGTAGGTGTTAACAATAGTTTTGTGCTGGTCCGAAAGCAAAGGGATCTTCTTAAAAACGAGATGAACCTGATTAATCTGGATCTTCAGTACAGAATAGAGCGCATTAATCTTTATATGGCTCTGGGTGCAGAACACTTCATATCTTCATAA
- a CDS encoding HlyD family secretion protein, with the protein MLELLIAIYAGICWLLIKKLKLIPWTFTTQVVVYSLPIFGSIALILSLNYFCPITSDVKVGNRSVDITTQVLGRVKKVYVSTNQEVKKGDTLFVLDREPYVQEIKSLEAKLSNMKATVNSYTTDISASRKNITGLQSQLDLANKRVAQYQELVEAGAANKFDLEQAITNVRDLQSRISAAQSQQQSLETKSNASYGGENSSVSEIQAKLDQAKWNLSQTVVLAPTDGIIPNVQLNEGAIMAPFKSAFVLIQKQQSVIGFFAQNELESVKNGNEVELALKTEPGKVVKAKLEYVIDATSQGIMNNAGGMLGGNGSVAGLPDTARQLPETDGKLIAKFVLVDDQKQLTVGARGTAVIYSDHIKPLHLIRKVMVRISSKINYLIPKLH; encoded by the coding sequence ATGCTAGAATTACTCATCGCCATATATGCCGGAATCTGCTGGCTACTTATTAAAAAATTGAAACTTATTCCCTGGACATTTACAACCCAGGTGGTTGTCTATTCTTTGCCTATTTTCGGGAGTATAGCCTTAATATTGAGCCTTAATTATTTTTGTCCCATTACTTCTGATGTAAAGGTTGGAAACAGAAGTGTGGACATCACCACCCAGGTTTTGGGAAGGGTGAAAAAGGTATATGTAAGCACGAATCAGGAAGTAAAGAAAGGGGATACATTATTTGTTCTCGACCGAGAGCCTTATGTACAGGAAATTAAATCCCTGGAAGCTAAGCTCAGCAATATGAAGGCTACTGTAAATTCCTATACCACAGATATCTCAGCTTCCAGAAAAAATATTACAGGATTACAGTCTCAGCTGGATCTTGCAAACAAAAGAGTTGCCCAATATCAGGAATTGGTAGAGGCAGGTGCTGCCAATAAGTTTGATCTGGAGCAGGCCATTACCAATGTACGCGATCTTCAGTCCCGTATCAGTGCTGCGCAATCTCAACAACAATCTTTGGAGACAAAGTCCAATGCTTCTTATGGTGGAGAGAATTCATCTGTTTCTGAAATTCAGGCAAAACTGGATCAGGCAAAATGGAATCTTTCTCAAACTGTTGTTCTGGCGCCTACAGACGGTATTATTCCGAATGTTCAGTTGAATGAGGGGGCTATTATGGCTCCTTTCAAATCTGCCTTTGTATTGATTCAAAAACAGCAATCTGTTATTGGTTTTTTTGCTCAAAATGAATTGGAATCAGTAAAAAATGGTAATGAAGTGGAACTGGCTCTTAAAACAGAACCCGGAAAGGTTGTAAAAGCCAAACTTGAATACGTTATTGATGCGACCAGCCAAGGGATCATGAATAATGCAGGCGGAATGCTGGGCGGAAACGGATCTGTTGCCGGACTTCCGGATACCGCAAGACAATTACCTGAAACTGATGGAAAACTTATTGCAAAGTTTGTATTGGTAGATGATCAAAAGCAGCTGACCGTCGGAGCAAGAGGCACAGCTGTGATCTATTCTGATCATATTAAACCGCTGCATCTTATCAGAAAAGTAATGGTACGCATTAGCAGTAAAATCAACTACCTCATCCCTAAGCTTCATTAA
- a CDS encoding DUF3302 domain-containing protein, whose product MQRISLLLCLLLSCQFVQASTGHVEDTIANAASWFILLVLPIAGIYLFWKVHIYPEKVAEEKNHPQLKAIKSMCLLSLVFGGLLWPIALIWANYDYGDTKNDQKKDPDPIEEKELNTIEN is encoded by the coding sequence ATGCAAAGAATATCCCTACTTCTCTGCCTGTTATTATCATGTCAGTTTGTTCAGGCATCAACAGGTCATGTAGAAGACACTATAGCAAATGCCGCATCTTGGTTCATTTTACTTGTTTTACCTATTGCCGGCATCTATCTTTTCTGGAAAGTTCATATTTATCCTGAAAAGGTTGCTGAGGAGAAGAACCACCCTCAGCTGAAAGCCATAAAAAGTATGTGCCTCCTTTCACTTGTTTTCGGAGGCCTTTTATGGCCGATTGCCTTAATCTGGGCCAACTATGATTATGGCGATACAAAAAATGATCAGAAAAAAGATCCGGATCCCATTGAAGAAAAAGAACTTAACACAATTGAAAACTAA
- a CDS encoding Crp/Fnr family transcriptional regulator, with protein MDTFKTFRNIVFFQELTDEEINVLVSMSSPRLLRKKEKLAVPGQSFNHLFILSNGLLRFFFDDENGIESNLFLPSEKEAAIMESPESYSGESERKYTIEAVIESQIFLFNKSEFEEVAFQHRGIYNVYLKSLKLIISNLKVRTEQFCSSSPHSRYEEFLESRPFTSQNANRKYIANFLGITPNSLSRMTARIHKKRNERKK; from the coding sequence ATGGATACTTTTAAAACTTTCAGGAATATTGTTTTCTTTCAGGAATTAACTGATGAGGAGATCAATGTTTTGGTAAGTATGAGTAGTCCGAGACTTCTTCGTAAAAAAGAAAAACTGGCTGTACCGGGGCAGTCTTTCAATCATTTATTTATACTTTCCAATGGTTTACTGAGATTTTTCTTTGATGATGAAAACGGTATTGAAAGTAATCTTTTTTTACCCTCGGAAAAAGAGGCTGCCATTATGGAAAGTCCGGAATCTTATTCTGGTGAAAGTGAAAGAAAATACACGATAGAAGCTGTTATTGAAAGCCAGATTTTTCTATTTAACAAGAGTGAATTTGAGGAAGTGGCATTTCAGCACAGAGGTATTTATAATGTGTATCTGAAATCTTTAAAGCTGATCATCAGCAACTTAAAAGTGCGCACTGAGCAATTCTGTTCTTCTTCTCCGCATTCCAGATATGAAGAGTTTCTGGAAAGCCGTCCTTTTACTTCTCAAAATGCCAACAGAAAGTATATTGCTAATTTTCTGGGCATCACTCCCAACTCTCTTTCCCGAATGACGGCACGAATTCATAAAAAAAGAAACGAAAGAAAAAAATAA
- a CDS encoding isoaspartyl peptidase/L-asparaginase family protein, translating to MNNNRRSFIKKLGIATAALAVNPLDLMAAELPEYNKAVNKPIVLSTWNFGLKANEEAWKILGKGGKALDAVEKGVRLVELDPNERSVGYGGRPDRDGRVTLDACIMDDNYNIGSVACLEHVKNPISVARAVMEKTPHVMLVGDGALQFALSQGFKKENLLTSESEKEWKEWLKTSQYKPIANIENHDTIGMIALDAQGNLSGACTTSGMAFKMHGRVGDSPIIGAGLFVDNEVGAATATGHGEEVIRTVGTHLVVELMRQGRSPQEACKEAVERIVKINQRRNKNLKDIQVGFIAINKKGEYGAYCIQDGFNFAVYDQKGNRLEKPEFALK from the coding sequence ATGAACAATAACCGAAGAAGTTTTATCAAAAAGCTGGGAATCGCAACTGCAGCACTTGCAGTAAACCCACTGGATTTAATGGCAGCTGAGTTACCTGAATATAATAAAGCCGTAAATAAACCGATTGTTCTTTCTACCTGGAATTTTGGATTAAAAGCCAATGAAGAAGCCTGGAAGATTCTTGGAAAAGGTGGAAAAGCCTTGGATGCAGTTGAAAAAGGAGTTCGACTGGTAGAACTGGATCCCAATGAAAGAAGTGTTGGTTATGGCGGACGCCCCGACAGAGACGGGAGAGTAACATTGGATGCCTGTATCATGGATGATAACTATAATATCGGTTCAGTGGCATGCCTTGAGCATGTTAAAAACCCTATTTCCGTTGCCAGAGCAGTAATGGAAAAAACGCCTCACGTAATGTTGGTGGGAGATGGGGCACTACAATTTGCTCTTTCACAAGGTTTTAAAAAAGAAAACTTGCTCACTTCAGAATCAGAAAAAGAATGGAAAGAATGGCTGAAAACAAGCCAATATAAGCCCATTGCCAATATTGAAAATCACGATACCATAGGAATGATTGCATTGGATGCACAGGGAAATCTTTCCGGAGCATGTACTACCAGTGGAATGGCTTTTAAAATGCATGGCAGAGTTGGAGATTCCCCGATTATCGGTGCGGGTTTATTCGTAGATAATGAAGTAGGGGCAGCCACCGCAACAGGGCATGGTGAAGAAGTGATAAGAACAGTAGGTACCCATTTGGTTGTTGAACTCATGAGACAAGGGAGAAGCCCTCAGGAAGCCTGTAAAGAGGCTGTAGAAAGAATTGTAAAGATCAACCAGAGAAGAAACAAAAACTTAAAAGATATTCAGGTAGGTTTTATCGCCATCAACAAGAAAGGAGAATATGGAGCGTACTGTATTCAGGACGGGTTCAACTTTGCGGTATACGATCAAAAAGGAAACCGCCTTGAAAAACCTGAATTTGCTTTAAAATAA